The following nucleotide sequence is from bacterium.
TGTTAGAAGCACAGATAAAAGAACTATTGACAGCAATAATTCAAAAAGAGAAATTCCTCTTTTTTTATTATTTATATTGTTAATCCGTTGCAACAAGATCTGCCTCATCCTTGCTAATCTGCCTCCAGTCAGAAAAAGTAATGCCTATTGCTGCACTTGGAAACATATCCGTAAACCCGGGAGGCAGATTATTCAGGTCAGAGAACCTGTCTTCAGATTTCCAGTCTCTTGTAGGCGCACTATAATAATCGCCACCCCATTTACCCGTAGCATATTTACTTCTAAACAATTGAATAAATCCGCCTGTTATATCAACTGTTTTTCCGCTCCAATTTTCAAGGAATCTGGGGAAATTTTCCAATCCGCCGCTGTACTGCCCAAATTTAGTAGGCACATTACCGGTTAAAAGAACCATATTGTATTGGGTATTTGAAGCTACAGGCAATGTTTTACTTGAATTGACAGTACTGTCTTTCCAGTTGCTTTTGGTATCGCTCCATGAATTTGAAAGAAGGCTTACCGCATCTGCAATAACAGCACAAGGCTTCCATGTGTCCTGACTTTGATTTGTTGATGTATGCTTATTAAAGTCACCCTGTAAATAAACAGGATCATTGCTTACTAAAGTCGTTGCTCCCGGCAATGTAGAACCGTTAATTATTTTGAAACCGCTTACTACTCTGTTAGGATCAGGGTTATATTGGTTGCCGTCATTATCAGCAACAGCATCACTTCTTGTCATATATACAATACCGTTGTCAGGGTAGTACCCTAGAGCAGTTTTCAGTTTATTAATATCGACGTTAGTAACTTTTACTGGTGTATTATTTTTAGGAACGCTCCCTGAAGGATATTCCCTGTAATCATATATTGTTTTTTCGGCCAGAGCGCCGTTAAGTTGTGCAGATGTGAATGTTTTTGCAGTTCCATTATATTTAATTTCGTAACTAACAATTCCTGATTCGTTTTTTACATTAATATTAATTCCTGCATTTTGACTGTAATAGCCGCCCGGTTCGAAAGATTTGAGTTTTGGGGCTTCAAGCCTTGTTGCTCCAAGCTTACTATCTTTTACAGTTCCCTTCCATCTTTCTTTTGCTAGAGATTCCCAGTTTGTATTATCAGAGTCCTCATTATTACTCATTGTTTCAAGAGTTCCATCCTGATCCGCAGATGTAATTTTAACTGTACCGTTAACGGCATTACTGTCGAGTCTTCCTCTGGTTATGCTGCCTGCGGCAGTAAGGCTGTCTGTAAGAATACTTAAAGTGGCTTCAGAATTTAAATACATATTTTCATTTGTATGAATAAGCCCTTTAAGGTTAAAGTTTGCCCCGGGCAGTATTTCGAGATCATTTTCAAAAAATATTTGATACATAAACAAACTGGTTCTTTGTGCAAAGACATTTTCTGTCATTCCAACCCAACCATACCCGAGAGAGTAAGCAATAGATTCTACTTTTATTTTATTTGTTGTGTGTTCGGCTGATTTTAACCATCCGTTATTTTCGTTAACATCTCTATCACTTGTGATAGCATATTTAACATATATTTTTTTACTTCCACCGTTTGAATTTAAGGTAAAAGAATAGTAATCAGGACCAAAAGAGCTGAATTGTTCGTCATTAAAAGCTTTTTCTTGCGGAACTAAACCTGTATCATCAGCTTCTGTTCCTTGAAAAGTAACAAACGGCTCTAATATATTAAGATTTTCATTATTAAAAGACTGTTCAATTTTTGTTTTTGCCCTATTAAGTCCTGATTCACACGCAAAATCAAGATCAGTTCTGATTTTTTCTTCAGAAGTTATATTCATATCCGAAACCGCATTTACGCTTGCTGCTATCGCAACAAGCAAAAGAAGGCTTGATAGTGTTGTTACAAGAATTAAAGCAGAACCGTTTTTTTTCATAATTCTCACTGATTATATAATTCAACATGTTTATACTAACCCTCTATTTCTGATTTTTAAAGATGTATTTCTGATTTAACAAAAAATTATGTAAAAAGGTTTACAATATTTACATAAGTTAATAAAATTTAGTAACTTGACAAAATAAAATCTAATTAGTATTATAGTACCAAGATACTAATTAGGTAATTAAAGAAAAGTTAAAAATGAGCAACATTTTAAAAATTTCAGAAGCGGCTTCTATAGCCTTGCATGCAATGATTATTCTGGCTAAAAAACAGAATGAGCTTGTATCGGTAAAAGATATAGCAAATCAGCTTGATGTATCAGCAAATCACCTTTCTAAGGTTCTGCAAAGATTGGTAAAAGCTGAGCTTGTTGCTTCAATTAAAGGCAACAAAGGAGGCTTTAGGCTGGCTAAAAACCCTGAGGACGTTAATTTCCTTGAGGTTTACGAAGCAATTGACGGGAAATTTAAGCCTTCAACATGTCTTTTAAGCAAACCTTCATGCAACCAAACTTGCATAATGGGTGATTTAATGGGTTCTATCAATAAACAGGTTGAAGACTTTTTTATTAATACAAAATTAACAGATTTTATGTAGTATTTTTTTGACAAAAATAAGTATTTCAGTACCAATATGCCAATAGGAGCTAAAAACAAATGAAAAGAAAAATTATTGAGATTGATGAATCAAAATGTACCGGTTGCGGT
It contains:
- a CDS encoding Rrf2 family transcriptional regulator, translated to MSNILKISEAASIALHAMIILAKKQNELVSVKDIANQLDVSANHLSKVLQRLVKAELVASIKGNKGGFRLAKNPEDVNFLEVYEAIDGKFKPSTCLLSKPSCNQTCIMGDLMGSINKQVEDFFINTKLTDFM